One window from the genome of Pseudomonas frederiksbergensis encodes:
- a CDS encoding chemotaxis protein CheV, whose product MAGILDTVDQRTQLVGENRLEILMFRLAGRQLFAINVFKVQEVLQLPKLTLMPQRHPFVCGVVNLRGQTLPVIDLSQAIGMRPLVPGPNSTIIVTEYNRSVQAFLVGGVDRIVNMNWEAILPPPTSAGREHYLTAISKVDDQLVEIIDVEKVLAEIVPYNAKVSRDKLEDPVLERARGREVLLVDDSNVALSQLRDTLGQLGVKMHIASDGLKALNMLKAWADSGEVMTDKLLMIFTDAEMPEMDGYRLTTEIRNDPRLRGLYVVLHTSLSGSFNDSMVKKVGCDNFLSKFQPDKLVDVVRQRLMLD is encoded by the coding sequence ATGGCCGGCATTCTCGACACAGTAGATCAACGAACCCAACTGGTGGGTGAGAATCGCCTGGAAATTCTCATGTTCCGCCTGGCAGGACGGCAATTGTTCGCCATTAACGTGTTCAAGGTCCAGGAAGTGTTGCAACTGCCGAAGCTGACCTTGATGCCCCAGCGCCATCCATTCGTCTGCGGCGTGGTCAACCTGCGGGGCCAGACGTTGCCGGTCATCGATCTGTCCCAGGCCATCGGCATGCGTCCGCTGGTGCCAGGGCCGAACAGCACCATCATCGTCACGGAGTACAACCGCTCGGTCCAGGCGTTCCTGGTGGGCGGCGTCGATCGCATCGTCAACATGAACTGGGAAGCGATCCTGCCGCCCCCGACCAGCGCCGGTCGCGAGCATTACCTGACGGCCATCAGCAAAGTGGACGACCAGTTGGTGGAAATCATCGACGTGGAAAAAGTCCTGGCGGAGATCGTTCCGTACAACGCCAAGGTTTCCCGGGACAAACTCGAGGATCCGGTGCTGGAGCGCGCCCGTGGCCGCGAGGTCTTGCTGGTGGACGACTCCAATGTCGCGCTTTCTCAGTTGCGCGACACCCTGGGCCAGTTGGGCGTGAAGATGCACATCGCCAGCGACGGCTTGAAGGCGCTGAACATGCTCAAGGCCTGGGCTGATTCCGGCGAGGTGATGACCGACAAGCTGCTGATGATCTTCACCGACGCGGAAATGCCCGAAATGGACGGTTATCGCCTGACCACCGAAATCCGCAACGACCCACGCCTGCGTGGGCTCTACGTGGTATTGCATACCTCGTTGTCCGGAAGCTTCAACGACTCGATGGTCAAGAAGGTCGGCTGTGACAATTTCCTCTCCAAGTTCCAGCCGGACAAGCTCGTCGATGTGGTGCGCCAGCGGTTGATGCTCGACTGA
- the yegS gene encoding lipid kinase YegS, with amino-acid sequence MSKGKALLILHGKQALNEEVRAAVMLKRKHGWDLAVRLTWEAGDARRCVEEAMAAGYTRLIAGGGDGTLRDIAEAIVQQSGDASLVLLPLGTANDFSRAAGVPLEPEQALDLLDVEPRAVDVGEVGGRIFLNMATGGFGSQVTANTSEDLKKVLGGAAYLFTGLSRFSELSAAYGELQGPGFHWRGDLLALGIGNGRQAGGGHMLCPEALADDGLLDISILPAPQEVVSTLKDLLAGGLGIDNMFVRARLPWVEIKVAQGLDINLDGEPLQVDKLRFTLRPKALRVHLPADSPLLGSPGLLNRPG; translated from the coding sequence ATGAGCAAAGGCAAGGCGCTATTGATCCTGCATGGCAAGCAAGCGCTCAACGAAGAGGTTCGCGCCGCAGTGATGCTCAAGCGCAAGCACGGGTGGGACCTGGCGGTTCGATTGACCTGGGAAGCCGGTGATGCCCGGCGGTGCGTCGAGGAAGCAATGGCCGCCGGATATACACGGTTGATTGCCGGTGGCGGCGATGGGACCTTGCGAGATATTGCCGAGGCCATTGTCCAGCAGTCTGGCGATGCCAGCCTGGTGTTGCTGCCACTGGGCACCGCCAACGATTTTTCCCGGGCGGCCGGTGTCCCGCTGGAGCCGGAGCAGGCCCTGGATCTGCTGGATGTCGAGCCCAGGGCGGTCGATGTGGGGGAGGTGGGCGGGAGGATTTTCCTTAACATGGCGACGGGTGGCTTTGGTAGCCAGGTGACGGCGAACACGTCCGAAGACCTGAAAAAAGTGCTCGGCGGCGCCGCCTATCTGTTTACCGGTCTTTCTCGATTCAGCGAGCTGAGCGCAGCCTATGGCGAACTGCAAGGGCCTGGTTTCCACTGGCGCGGTGATCTGTTGGCATTGGGCATAGGCAATGGCCGGCAGGCCGGTGGGGGCCATATGCTGTGCCCTGAGGCGTTGGCGGACGATGGACTACTCGACATCAGCATCCTGCCGGCGCCCCAAGAGGTTGTCAGCACGCTGAAGGATCTGCTGGCCGGCGGCCTGGGAATTGACAACATGTTCGTGCGGGCACGCTTGCCCTGGGTGGAAATCAAGGTAGCCCAAGGGCTGGATATCAATCTGGATGGCGAGCCCCTACAGGTCGACAAGCTGCGTTTTACCTTGCGGCCCAAGGCTCTGCGGGTGCATTTGCCGGCGGATTCGCCGCTGTTGGGATCGCCCGGACTGCTCAATCGTCCAGGCTGA
- the glp gene encoding gephyrin-like molybdotransferase Glp codes for MAVEVALERLLERAAASPIVQRERVSLAQAQGRVLAEDLVATLDLPPWPNSAMDGYALRLADSRGEALAVSQRIFAGQAPEPLAAGTCARIFTGAPIPVGADCVEMQENVVVEDDGRVRFTQPLAIGQNIRPQGQETTVGEQVLCAGTRLGPIELGLAASLGCASLAVVRKVRVAVLSTGDELVEPGQPLGAGQIYNSNRVLLCGWLQRLGCEVVDAGILPDDLPATRHCLAQLSDVDLILSTGGVSVGEADFLGVALREEGELTLWKLAIKPGKPLTFGHFRGVPVIGLPGNPASTLVTFALLARPYLLRRQGVHSVAPLTFKVPAGFAWPKAGSRREYLRGRIENGRAIIYRNQSSGVLRSAAWADGLVEVLEGRTLVEGDEVGFIPLSEVLG; via the coding sequence ATGGCCGTCGAGGTCGCGTTGGAGCGCTTGCTTGAGCGTGCGGCAGCTTCGCCTATTGTCCAGCGCGAGCGGGTGTCCTTGGCACAAGCGCAGGGTCGGGTGCTTGCCGAAGACCTCGTGGCGACGCTCGACTTGCCCCCGTGGCCCAACAGCGCGATGGACGGCTACGCCTTGCGCCTGGCCGACTCGCGCGGCGAGGCGCTTGCGGTCAGCCAGCGGATCTTCGCGGGGCAGGCCCCGGAACCTTTGGCAGCGGGAACCTGCGCGCGGATCTTTACCGGCGCGCCGATTCCGGTCGGCGCCGATTGCGTCGAGATGCAGGAAAATGTCGTCGTTGAAGATGATGGGCGGGTAAGGTTCACCCAGCCCCTGGCGATTGGACAAAATATTCGCCCCCAAGGACAGGAAACGACTGTCGGGGAGCAGGTGCTCTGCGCGGGCACCCGCTTGGGTCCGATCGAACTGGGGCTGGCGGCATCCCTGGGCTGTGCATCGCTGGCGGTCGTGCGAAAAGTGCGCGTGGCGGTCTTGTCCACAGGCGATGAACTTGTGGAGCCTGGCCAGCCCCTGGGGGCGGGCCAGATCTACAATAGCAATCGCGTGTTGCTCTGTGGCTGGCTGCAACGCCTGGGGTGCGAGGTCGTCGATGCGGGAATCCTGCCCGATGACCTGCCTGCCACGCGCCATTGCCTGGCCCAGTTGTCGGACGTCGACCTGATCCTGTCTACGGGTGGTGTGTCGGTAGGTGAAGCCGACTTCCTGGGGGTCGCGCTTCGTGAAGAGGGTGAGCTGACACTCTGGAAACTCGCTATCAAGCCAGGAAAGCCCCTGACGTTCGGGCATTTTCGTGGTGTGCCGGTAATAGGCCTGCCAGGAAACCCCGCTTCGACGCTGGTGACTTTCGCTCTGTTGGCGCGGCCTTATTTATTGCGACGCCAAGGCGTTCATTCAGTGGCACCGCTCACGTTCAAGGTGCCAGCCGGTTTTGCCTGGCCGAAGGCGGGCAGTCGGCGGGAATACTTGCGAGGCCGCATCGAGAACGGCCGGGCCATTATCTACCGCAACCAGAGTTCGGGAGTCCTGCGCAGCGCGGCTTGGGCCGATGGACTGGTCGAAGTCCTCGAAGGGCGGACACTGGTCGAGGGCGATGAAGTGGGCTTCATCCCTTTGAGTGAAGTGCTGGGTTAA
- a CDS encoding MOSC domain-containing protein, translating to MLRLSALYRYPLKSGKGQPLQGIGLDKLGLDGDRRWMLVDEASGRFLTQRAVAKMSQLSALWNEAGGLTLSAPGHGAIEVPLPPFLEEQRRGVIIWRDTLRVPDAGDEAAAWVSAFIGSPTRLVHVPVELARTTAAGYGKDDDKVAFADGFPLLLIGQASLQDLSGRVGRPLEMLRFRPNLVVEGSEAFAEDGWKRIRIGDVEFRVVKPCSRCIMTTIDPQTGERDPQREPFATLQQYRSTPDGAMFGQNLVNDGHGSLEVGMPVEVLE from the coding sequence ATGTTGCGGCTGAGCGCGCTGTACCGTTATCCATTGAAGTCCGGCAAGGGCCAGCCATTGCAAGGGATTGGCCTGGACAAGCTCGGGCTCGACGGTGATCGGCGCTGGATGCTGGTGGACGAGGCCAGCGGCCGGTTCCTGACCCAGCGGGCCGTGGCGAAGATGAGCCAGCTCTCGGCGCTGTGGAACGAGGCGGGTGGCCTGACGCTCAGCGCGCCGGGCCATGGCGCCATCGAAGTGCCGCTGCCGCCTTTCCTCGAAGAACAACGGCGGGGCGTGATTATCTGGCGTGACACGCTGCGCGTACCGGATGCCGGTGACGAGGCGGCGGCATGGGTCAGCGCATTTATCGGCAGTCCTACCCGGCTGGTCCACGTGCCGGTGGAATTGGCCCGCACGACGGCCGCCGGTTATGGCAAGGACGATGACAAGGTTGCCTTCGCCGACGGTTTCCCCTTGCTGTTGATTGGCCAGGCTTCATTGCAGGATCTGTCTGGCAGGGTCGGTCGCCCGCTGGAAATGCTGCGCTTTCGTCCGAACCTGGTGGTCGAGGGCAGCGAGGCGTTCGCGGAGGATGGTTGGAAGCGGATTCGCATCGGCGATGTGGAGTTCCGGGTGGTCAAGCCGTGCTCGCGCTGCATCATGACCACGATCGATCCGCAGACCGGTGAGCGCGATCCGCAGCGCGAGCCTTTCGCAACGCTGCAGCAGTATCGGTCTACTCCGGACGGCGCGATGTTCGGCCAGAACCTGGTGAACGACGGTCATGGCAGCCTCGAAGTAGGCATGCCGGTAGAAGTGCTGGAATAA
- a CDS encoding TetR/AcrR family transcriptional regulator, producing the protein MDEQKALDVMRELVDGGQLTDPDSARGKLLQAAAHLFRHKGFERTTVRDLASAVGIQSGSIFHHFKSKEEILRAVMEETVRYNTALMHAALAEGSSVRERVLALIRCELQSIMGGNGEAMAVLVYEWRSLSEQGQRQVLALRDIYERVWLEVLGEAKEAGYIRGDVAVTRRFLTGALSWTTTWFRAEGSLSLDQLAEQALILVLKEKQ; encoded by the coding sequence GTGGACGAGCAAAAAGCCCTGGACGTGATGCGTGAGCTGGTCGACGGCGGGCAGCTGACCGATCCGGACAGCGCTCGCGGCAAACTGCTCCAGGCCGCCGCCCACCTGTTTCGCCATAAAGGCTTCGAGCGCACCACGGTTCGCGATCTGGCGAGTGCCGTGGGCATTCAGTCGGGCAGCATTTTTCATCACTTCAAAAGCAAGGAGGAGATCCTGCGTGCGGTGATGGAAGAAACCGTCCGCTACAACACCGCGTTGATGCACGCGGCCTTGGCCGAGGGTTCAAGCGTTCGCGAACGGGTGCTGGCGTTGATCCGCTGCGAATTGCAATCGATCATGGGCGGAAACGGCGAGGCGATGGCGGTGCTGGTCTACGAGTGGCGCTCCTTGTCGGAGCAAGGGCAGCGGCAGGTGCTGGCCCTGCGTGATATCTACGAACGTGTGTGGCTTGAAGTCCTGGGAGAGGCCAAGGAGGCCGGGTATATTCGCGGAGACGTAGCCGTTACCCGGCGTTTCCTGACAGGCGCGTTGTCCTGGACCACCACGTGGTTTCGCGCCGAAGGCAGCCTGAG
- a CDS encoding transcriptional regulator — protein MVNVEQLKNSVNRMPVEVVHEAVLELRLDGLVTEGKTPFNKLHFNTCFAEIEALFQRAGYHKQLDVVGYQGILYALYDPGRWEAVEVLRWLKEFTEAAARPTPITA, from the coding sequence TTGGTCAATGTCGAACAACTGAAAAACAGCGTGAACCGGATGCCCGTGGAGGTTGTGCACGAGGCTGTGCTGGAGTTGCGTCTGGACGGGCTGGTCACCGAAGGCAAGACCCCCTTCAACAAGCTGCACTTCAATACCTGCTTTGCCGAGATAGAAGCGCTGTTCCAGCGCGCCGGCTACCACAAGCAGCTGGATGTGGTGGGGTATCAGGGGATTTTGTATGCGCTGTACGATCCCGGGCGCTGGGAGGCGGTCGAAGTGCTGCGCTGGTTGAAGGAATTCACCGAAGCCGCGGCGCGACCGACGCCGATCACCGCCTGA
- a CDS encoding response regulator transcription factor, translating into MTCNLLLVDDHSLIRAGVRALVLDLPGYAVVGEANDGAQLLGLVERLNPDIVLLDISMKDTSGLQALQQLKQVRPHSKVLILSMHTDPEVIMQALESGAHGYLLKDATPTELEHALEALRNNERYLSPAIAHTVINQALTRTQKQQPNPAQTHNLTARQLEILRLIVRGKSTREIANGLSLSIKTVETHRAQIMKRLQIHDVAGLVLFAVREQIISLDD; encoded by the coding sequence TTGACTTGTAATTTGCTTTTGGTAGATGACCATTCGCTGATCAGGGCCGGTGTACGCGCCCTGGTCCTCGACCTGCCTGGCTACGCCGTGGTCGGCGAAGCCAACGACGGCGCACAATTGTTGGGGCTGGTGGAGCGACTCAACCCCGATATCGTGCTGCTGGATATTTCCATGAAAGACACCAGCGGCCTGCAAGCCTTGCAACAACTCAAGCAGGTCCGCCCCCACAGCAAAGTGTTGATCCTGTCCATGCACACCGATCCAGAGGTGATCATGCAGGCACTGGAATCCGGCGCCCATGGGTATCTGCTCAAGGACGCCACCCCCACCGAACTGGAGCACGCCCTGGAAGCGCTACGCAACAACGAGCGCTACCTGAGCCCGGCCATCGCCCATACCGTGATCAACCAGGCGCTGACCCGGACCCAGAAACAGCAGCCCAATCCTGCCCAGACCCACAACTTGACGGCGCGCCAGCTGGAAATCCTGCGGCTGATCGTGCGCGGCAAGTCCACGCGGGAAATTGCCAACGGCCTCAGCCTGAGCATCAAGACGGTAGAGACCCATCGCGCCCAGATCATGAAGCGCCTGCAGATCCATGATGTGGCAGGCCTGGTGTTGTTTGCAGTGCGTGAGCAGATTATCAGCCTGGACGATTGA
- a CDS encoding glutaredoxin family protein, producing the protein MTPECQLFGTLGCHLCEVAEGELMPFVEHGLLVELVDIAENQALFEAYGLRIPVLRRIDSGAELNWPFDSDQVAAFLR; encoded by the coding sequence ATGACACCTGAATGCCAGCTTTTCGGCACCCTGGGTTGCCATCTGTGTGAAGTTGCCGAGGGGGAGCTGATGCCCTTCGTCGAACATGGACTGTTGGTGGAGCTGGTGGATATTGCCGAAAACCAGGCCTTGTTCGAAGCCTATGGCCTGCGCATTCCCGTGTTGCGCAGGATCGATTCGGGCGCGGAATTGAACTGGCCCTTCGATTCAGATCAGGTTGCCGCGTTTCTACGTTGA
- the mobA gene encoding molybdenum cofactor guanylyltransferase MobA, giving the protein MIMIDPLPSCSILLLAGGRGQRMGGQDKGLLEWQGRPLIAHLHRKTRALSDDLIISCNRNRERYAMYADQLVHDEESDFPGPLAGIRAGLRAARHPYLLVLPCDVPQIDTSLLQSMRETASRNPDKPLMVRHGEHWEPLLCVIPSALAGAFEQAWSEGERSPGRIMRALHAVALQCPPDDPRLANLNTPELLVQHKGVSD; this is encoded by the coding sequence ATGATCATGATCGATCCCCTGCCATCCTGTTCCATCCTGCTCCTGGCGGGGGGGCGAGGACAACGCATGGGCGGCCAGGATAAAGGTCTGCTGGAGTGGCAAGGCCGACCGCTGATTGCTCATCTGCACCGCAAGACCCGAGCCCTGAGCGATGACTTGATCATCTCCTGCAACCGCAACCGGGAACGTTACGCCATGTATGCCGACCAACTGGTTCATGACGAAGAGAGCGATTTTCCCGGCCCGCTGGCGGGCATCCGGGCGGGCCTGAGGGCGGCACGCCATCCGTACCTGTTGGTCTTGCCATGCGACGTGCCGCAAATCGACACGAGCCTGCTCCAAAGCATGCGCGAAACAGCAAGCCGAAACCCCGACAAGCCGCTGATGGTGCGTCATGGCGAACATTGGGAACCGCTGCTATGCGTCATCCCAAGCGCCTTGGCCGGGGCTTTCGAACAGGCGTGGAGCGAAGGCGAACGCAGCCCCGGCCGCATCATGCGCGCGCTGCACGCGGTCGCACTGCAATGTCCGCCCGATGATCCCCGGCTGGCCAATCTGAATACGCCGGAACTGCTTGTTCAACACAAAGGCGTGTCAGATTGA
- the moaB gene encoding molybdenum cofactor biosynthesis protein B encodes MKPKADVPFVPLNIAVLTVSDTRTLETDTSGQVFVDRLSAAGHNLAARVLLKDDLYKIRAQVAAWIADEVVQVVLITGGTGFTGRDSTPEAVACLLDKQVDGFGELFRQISVADIGTSTVQSRALAGLANGTLVCCLPGSTNAVRTGWDGILAEQLDARHRPCNFVAHLKQAAPCESRG; translated from the coding sequence ATGAAACCCAAGGCTGATGTACCTTTCGTACCGCTCAATATCGCGGTGCTGACTGTCAGCGACACCCGTACCCTGGAAACCGACACGTCGGGGCAGGTCTTCGTCGACCGGCTTTCGGCAGCTGGGCACAACCTCGCTGCGCGGGTATTGCTCAAAGATGATCTGTACAAGATCCGCGCGCAAGTCGCCGCCTGGATCGCCGACGAGGTGGTGCAGGTGGTGCTGATCACTGGAGGCACCGGCTTTACCGGCCGCGACAGTACGCCCGAGGCCGTTGCGTGCCTGTTGGACAAACAGGTCGATGGTTTTGGTGAGTTGTTCCGGCAGATATCCGTAGCCGACATTGGCACCTCCACTGTGCAGTCCCGGGCTCTGGCGGGACTGGCCAACGGGACGTTGGTGTGCTGCCTGCCGGGCTCGACCAATGCAGTGCGCACCGGATGGGACGGCATCCTGGCCGAGCAGCTTGATGCGCGGCACCGGCCATGTAACTTCGTAGCCCATTTGAAACAGGCGGCTCCTTGTGAATCCCGTGGGTAA
- a CDS encoding exonuclease domain-containing protein: MPHWLVIDLEATTDEGGWPVTEMEIIEIGATLVNRDGREIDHFQRFVRPLRRPLLTSFCRSLTHISQANIDSAAPLTEVWPAFEHWLAPYHAKLEGWVSWGDYDRKQLLQEWQQQQLHSVLGHVPHMNLKQRFAKARRLERPLGLNGALQLAGLQFCGQQHRALEDARNTARLLPLVLTG; encoded by the coding sequence ATGCCTCACTGGCTGGTGATTGATCTGGAGGCCACCACCGATGAAGGTGGCTGGCCGGTAACCGAAATGGAAATTATCGAAATCGGCGCGACCCTGGTGAATCGAGACGGCCGGGAAATTGATCATTTCCAGCGGTTCGTTCGGCCACTGAGACGACCGTTGCTCACCTCTTTCTGTCGCTCGCTGACCCATATCAGCCAGGCCAACATCGACAGTGCCGCCCCCCTGACCGAGGTCTGGCCGGCGTTCGAGCATTGGCTCGCGCCCTACCACGCCAAGCTCGAAGGCTGGGTCAGCTGGGGTGATTACGATCGCAAGCAACTGCTTCAGGAATGGCAGCAACAGCAACTGCACAGCGTCCTCGGCCACGTGCCGCACATGAATCTCAAGCAGCGTTTTGCCAAGGCCCGTCGGTTGGAGCGGCCGTTGGGGCTCAATGGCGCGCTGCAACTGGCCGGGCTGCAATTTTGCGGGCAACAGCACCGCGCGCTGGAGGACGCCCGCAATACAGCACGATTATTGCCCTTGGTTCTGACGGGCTGA
- a CDS encoding sensor histidine kinase, translated as MYASFKSFISWPPSRENARRFTLFLCICSTLGCLLAYLSALTVPLSLLALNVAALACVWIHYRLSRKSIKFQPQELADRLLEVQENERHRLSRELHDDIGQLLTAAKLQSEWLKRRMPEELRSQCSVLSETLDETLNKVRDVSAILNPRQLTSLGLEASLRAHLLKTLANTPVNWSLDCQQRMTGIPEEMTVAAFRITQEAVTNILRHAQAKNLLVRLQRLPEGLTLLISDDGQGFVPAPHPAREGQRGMAGMSERVEQLGGTLKVTSETGKGTHIEARFPWAPRTLERASKNKVLH; from the coding sequence ATGTACGCCAGCTTCAAGTCATTCATTTCCTGGCCACCCTCCCGAGAAAACGCCCGCCGGTTCACACTGTTCCTGTGCATCTGCTCGACCCTCGGTTGCCTGCTGGCTTACTTGTCGGCCCTCACGGTGCCGTTGAGCTTGCTGGCGTTGAATGTTGCGGCCCTTGCCTGTGTCTGGATCCACTACCGGTTGTCACGAAAGTCCATCAAGTTCCAGCCGCAGGAACTCGCTGACCGGCTGCTTGAGGTTCAGGAAAATGAGCGTCATCGGCTCAGCCGGGAATTGCACGACGATATCGGTCAATTATTGACAGCGGCAAAGCTGCAAAGCGAATGGCTCAAGCGCCGCATGCCGGAAGAGCTGCGGAGCCAGTGCTCGGTTCTCAGCGAGACGCTCGACGAAACGCTGAACAAAGTGCGCGACGTGTCGGCGATCCTCAATCCAAGACAACTGACCAGCCTGGGACTCGAAGCCAGCCTACGCGCCCATCTGCTCAAGACCCTGGCAAATACGCCGGTCAACTGGAGCCTGGATTGCCAGCAGCGCATGACCGGTATACCGGAAGAAATGACCGTAGCGGCTTTTCGGATTACCCAGGAAGCGGTCACCAACATCCTGCGCCACGCCCAGGCAAAGAACCTGCTGGTGCGCCTGCAACGACTGCCCGAAGGGCTGACATTGCTGATCAGTGATGACGGCCAGGGGTTTGTCCCCGCTCCCCATCCCGCTCGTGAAGGGCAACGCGGCATGGCCGGCATGTCGGAGCGAGTCGAACAACTGGGCGGCACGCTCAAGGTAACCAGCGAGACCGGCAAAGGCACGCATATCGAAGCTCGTTTTCCGTGGGCGCCTCGCACCCTGGAACGGGCCAGCAAGAATAAGGTTCTCCATTGA
- a CDS encoding YgdI/YgdR family lipoprotein produces MTQRTLATFMLALGLATLAGCASPTVITLNDGREIQAVDTPHYDEDSGFYEFEQLDGKQTRVNKDQVRTVKDL; encoded by the coding sequence ATGACTCAACGGACCCTCGCTACTTTCATGCTCGCGCTGGGCCTCGCCACTCTTGCCGGGTGCGCATCGCCAACAGTGATTACCTTGAATGACGGTCGCGAAATCCAGGCCGTCGACACGCCGCACTATGATGAAGACAGCGGCTTCTATGAATTTGAACAGCTGGATGGCAAGCAGACCCGCGTGAACAAGGATCAGGTTCGTACCGTTAAAGACCTGTAA
- a CDS encoding pseudouridine synthase gives MSDSSFCAARHQASTLYLPPGAWQTVLDCLCEHFSAISREQWQDRIARGRVLDAEGKAIPADLPYREGLRIHYFREVPDEKPIPVVESILHVDEHLIVADKPHFLPVTPAGEYVEQTLLRRLIRRLDNPHLVPLHRIDRHTAGLVLFSANPDTRSRFQSLFPTRRIEKYYQAIAPALPGVTFPRVHKSRMVDGEPFFRMKEGVGEPNTETAMEVLERNGDLWRYGLYPVTGKKHQLRVHMNALGAAICNDPFYPDVVRDAEDDYANPLKLLAQGVRFVDPLTGQERFFESRISLGW, from the coding sequence ATGTCCGATTCATCGTTTTGTGCAGCTCGGCATCAGGCCAGCACGCTGTATTTGCCGCCCGGTGCCTGGCAGACGGTGTTGGATTGTCTCTGCGAGCATTTCAGTGCAATCAGCCGCGAGCAGTGGCAGGACCGCATCGCCCGTGGCCGGGTACTGGACGCAGAGGGCAAGGCCATTCCAGCCGACCTGCCTTACCGTGAGGGCCTGCGCATTCATTACTTTCGGGAAGTGCCCGACGAAAAGCCGATTCCGGTGGTGGAGTCGATTCTCCATGTCGACGAGCATCTGATCGTGGCGGACAAGCCGCATTTCCTGCCCGTCACCCCTGCGGGCGAGTATGTTGAGCAAACGTTGTTGCGGCGGTTGATTCGTCGCCTGGACAATCCTCACCTGGTGCCCTTGCACCGAATCGATCGGCATACGGCAGGGCTGGTGTTGTTTTCAGCCAACCCGGACACCCGCTCGCGTTTTCAATCCTTGTTTCCGACGCGACGGATTGAAAAGTACTACCAGGCCATCGCTCCCGCGTTGCCTGGGGTGACCTTTCCCCGCGTGCACAAAAGCCGGATGGTCGATGGGGAGCCATTCTTCCGGATGAAGGAAGGGGTGGGTGAGCCCAACACCGAAACGGCCATGGAAGTGCTTGAAAGGAACGGGGACCTGTGGCGCTACGGCTTGTACCCAGTCACGGGTAAAAAGCATCAGCTACGGGTTCACATGAACGCCTTGGGCGCGGCTATCTGTAATGATCCGTTCTATCCGGATGTGGTGCGGGACGCCGAGGACGATTATGCCAATCCGCTCAAGCTGCTGGCCCAGGGTGTGCGTTTCGTCGATCCGCTTACGGGGCAGGAGCGGTTTTTTGAAAGTAGGATTTCGTTGGGGTGGTAG
- a CDS encoding pyrimidine/purine nucleoside phosphorylase encodes MFKVNEYFDGTVKSIAFGTAEGPATIGVMAPGEYEFGTAQREIMHVVSGALTVKLPDSTDWETFAAGSQFNVPANSKFQLKVAVDTAYLCEYRG; translated from the coding sequence ATGTTCAAAGTCAACGAGTACTTCGACGGCACCGTCAAGTCGATCGCGTTCGGCACTGCCGAAGGCCCCGCGACCATCGGCGTCATGGCACCGGGCGAATACGAATTCGGTACCGCCCAGCGGGAGATCATGCATGTCGTTTCGGGCGCCCTGACCGTGAAACTGCCTGACAGCACCGACTGGGAAACCTTCGCGGCCGGCAGCCAGTTCAATGTCCCGGCCAACAGCAAGTTCCAGCTCAAGGTCGCGGTCGACACGGCTTACCTGTGCGAATATCGCGGCTGA